The following are encoded in a window of Mustela nigripes isolate SB6536 chromosome 3, MUSNIG.SB6536, whole genome shotgun sequence genomic DNA:
- the LOC132014617 gene encoding nematocyst expressed protein 3-like — MAPFKDNTTLCPNQNATGYEAESSRPLAPGPCSQARLAHPSQPPVSLHSLGSLPLLYQPERPDYPGCESRTCAVAQPLRSPTSRSPASAGTPVSLPNAHLQVRPPRPLRQPGSAQSPGVPGAAARSLAGHLLPAVRTPLCWERPPAPNAPSVSRREASPYGEALVPGRGAGPAGEPLPREESPAPERGRRQAPSLSPGAGSSPGPESPAPERGRRQARSAALTPRPERGAP, encoded by the exons CCGAGTCTTCGCGTCCCCTCGCCCCAGGGCCATGTAGCCAGGCTCGCCTTGCtcacccctcccagccccccgtGTCGCTCCACTCCCTGGGCTCGCTTCCCCTCCTCTACCAGCCCGAGCGGCCCGACTACCCCGGCTGCGAGTCCCGCACCTGTGCGGTCGCCCAGCCTCTCCGCTCACCCACTTCGAGGTCGCCGGCGAGCGCCGGGACGCCCGTCTCTCTCCCCAACGCCCACCTGCAGGTACGGCCGCCGCGACCTCTCCGACAACCCGGCAGCGCGCAAAGCCCCGGCGTGCCCGGAGCGGCCGCACGGTCGCTAGCCGGGCATCTGCTCCCTGCCGTCCGGACCCCGCTTTGCTGGGAACGTCCACCAGCGCCCAACGCTCCGTCCGTTTCCCGAAGGGAGGCCTCACCCTACGGCGAAGCGCTCGTCCCAGGAAGGGGCGCTGGCCCTGCAGGAGAGCCATTACCTCGCGAGGAGTCTCCAGCCCCGGAGCGGGGTCGTCGCCAGGCCCCGAGTCTCAGCCCCGGAGCGGGGTCGTCGCCAG GCCCCGAGTCTCCAGCCCCGGAGCGGGGTCGTCGCCAGGCCCGCAGCGCAGCCCTAACCCCACGCCCGGAGCGAGGCGCCCCGTAA
- the ZNF34 gene encoding zinc finger protein 34: MAALHLSALPQAEVTFEDVAVLFSREEWGRLGPAQRGLYRDVMLETYRNLVSLGAGPAGPKPGVITQLERGDEPWVLDAQGAEGKERLRVSVSGHGTRTEYKELSSGEMLGGEELDQLQKAVLQGPDPGETQACVWEPEESLDKLVEQRGLRPVTLANEENIQESGGSLRFWSSPISDQRPHKCDICEQSFEQRSYLNNHKRVHRSKKTNIVHDSGEFFSANLVVRDDQKIPLGKKLHYCGYCGKAFRYSANLVKHQRLHSEEKPYKCDECGKAFSQSCEFISHRRMHSGEIPYRCGECGKTFNQRPNLMKHQRIHTGEKPYKCGDCGKHFSAYSSLIYHQRIHTGEKPYKCNDCGKAFSDGSILIRHRRTHTGEKPFECKECGKGFTQSSNLIQHQRTHTGEKPYKCSECEKAFIQKTKLVEHQRSHTGEKPYECSDCGKVFSQSTHLIQHQRIHTGEKPYKCSECGKAFHNSSRLIHHQRSHHGEKPYKCSDCKKAFSQGAYLVQHRRIHTGEKPYKCSKCGKAFRHSSNMCQHQRIHLREDFAR; this comes from the exons ATGGCGGCTTTGCACCTGTCTGCCCTGCCCCAG GCTGAGGTGACCTTTGAGGACGTGGCCGTGCTATTCTCCCGGGAGGAGTGGGGTCGTCTGGGCCCTGCTCAGAGGGGCCTCTATAGGGACGTGATGCTGGAGACCTACAGGAATCTGGTCTCCCTGG GAGCTGGACCTGCCGGTCCCAAGCCTGGGGTGATCACACAGTTGGAACGAGGGGATGAGCCGTGGGTCCTGGACGCACAGGGCGCCGAGGGGAAAGAGCGACTGAGAGTCAGTGTCTCAG GTCATGGGACCAGGACTGAATACAAGGAGTTGTCTTCAGGGGAGATGCTTGGTGGGGAAGAGTTGGATCAACTCCAGAAGGCTGTTCTCCAAGGACCTGATCCTGGAGAGACCCAGGCATGTGTCTGGGAGCCAGAGGAGAGCCTGGACAAGCTTGTAGAGCAGAGAGGCCTGAGGCCAGTCACACTGGCCAATGAGGAGAACATCCAGGAGTCTGGGGGAAGCCTCAGGTTTTGGTCAAGCCCTATCTCTGATCAGAGACCTCACAAATGCGATATATGTGAACAAAGTTTTGAACAGAGATCATACCTCAATAACCATAAACGTGTACACAggtcaaaaaagacaaatatagtCCATGATTCTGGGGAATTCTTCAGTGCAAATTTAGTTGTTAGAGACGATCAGAAAATTCCTCTTGGGAAAAAATTGCATTATTGTGGTtactgtgggaaagccttcaggtACAGTGCTAACCTTGTCAAACACCAGCGGCTTCATAGTGAAGAGAAGCCCTACAAGTGTGACGAGtgtgggaaagctttcagtcAGAGCTGCGAGTTCATCAGTCACCGAAGGATGCACTCTGGGGAGATCCCCTACCGTTGCGGTGAGTGTGGGAAGACATTCAACCAGAGGCCCAACCTCATGAAACATCAGAGGATTCACACCGGGGAAAAGCCCTATAAGTGTGGTGATTGTGGGAAGCACTTCAGTGCCTATTCTTCCCTTATTTATCACCAGAGaatccacactggagagaaaccctataagTGTAACgactgtgggaaagccttcagtgaCGGCTCGATCCTTATCCGACACCGTCGGacccacactggggagaagccaTTCGAATGTAAAGAATGCGGCAAAGGTTTTACTCAAAGTTCCAACCTCATCCAGCATCAGAGAACTCACACTGGGGAGAAACCCTACAAGTGCAGCGAATGCGAGAAAGCCTTCATCCAGAAGACCAAACTTGTCGAGCATCAGAGAAGCCACACCGGCGAGAAGCCCTACGAATGCAGTGACTGTGGCAAAGTGTTCAGCCAGAGCACACACCTTATCCAGCACCAGAGGAtccacacaggagagaagccGTACAAGTGCAGtgagtgtgggaaggccttccACAACAGTTCCAGACTCATCCACCACCAAAGGTCGCACCACGGAGAGAAGCCGTACAAGTGCAGCGATTGCAAGAAGGCCTTTAGCCAGGGCGCGTACCTCGTCCAGCACCGGAGGATCCACACGGGCGAGAAGCCCTACAAGTGCAGCAAGTGTGGGAAGGCCTTCCGGCACAGTTCCAACATGTGCCAGCACCAGAGGATCCACCTCCGCGAGGACTTCGCGCGCTGA
- the RPL8 gene encoding large ribosomal subunit protein uL2 — MGRVIRGQRKGAGSVFRAHVKHRKGAARLRAVDFAERHGYIKGIVKDIIHDPGRGAPLAKVVFRDPYRFKKRTELFIAAEGIHTGQFVYCGKKAQLNIGNVLPVGTMPEGTIVCCLEEKPGDRGKLARASGNYATVISHNPETKKTRVKLPSGSKKVISSANRAVVGVVAGGGRIDKPILKAGRAYHKYKAKRNCWPRVRGVAMNPVEHPFGGGNHQHIGKPSTIRRDAPAGRKVGLIAARRTGRLRGTKTVQEKEN; from the exons ATGGGCCGTGTCATCCGTGGGCAGAGAAAGGGCGCCGGCTCGGTGTTCCGCGCGCACGTGAAGCACCGCAAGGGCGCCGCGCGTCTGCGCGCCGTGGACTTCGCCGAGCGCCACGGCTACATCAAGGGCATCGTGAAG GACATCATCCACGACCCGGGGCGCGGCGCACCCCTCGCCAAGGTGGTCTTCCGGGACCCGTACCGGTTTAAGAAGCGGACGGAGCTGTTCATCGCCGCCGAGGGCATCCACACGGGCCAGTTCGTGTACTGCGGCAAGAAGG CCCAGCTCAACATCGGCAACGTGCTCCCGGTGGGCACCATGCCCGAGGGCACCATCGTGTGCTGCCTGGAGGAGAAGCCCGGGGACCGGGGCAAGCTGGCCCGAGCCTCGGGGAACTATGCCACCGTCATCTCCCACAACCCGGAGACCAAGAAGACCCGCGTGAAGCTGCCCTCGGGCTCAAAGAAGGTCATTTCTTCAGCCAACAGAGCTGTGGTCG GTGTGGTGGCCGGAGGTGGCCGCATTGACAAGCCCATTCTGAAGGCTGGCCGTGCCTACCACAAGTACAAGGCAAAGAGGAATTGCTGGCCACGCGTGCGGGGTGTGGCCATGAAT CCTGTGGAGCATCCTTTTGGAGGTGGCAACCACCAGCACATTGGCAAACCCTCCACTATCCGCAGAGATGCCCCTGCTGGCCGCAAAGTGGGTCTTATTGCTGCCCGCCGGACTGGGCGCCTCCGGGGAACCAAGACTGTGCAGGAGAAGGAGAACTAG